The following are encoded in a window of Rubellicoccus peritrichatus genomic DNA:
- a CDS encoding TVP38/TMEM64 family protein produces MLHLLARHRLKFGLAVIFGAVLIALLIIYGGSAFQWALQVSDIVIDWIRDAPLAIFYLATALLPLTGLPVVPFYLASGAAHGLAVSLLGVGIALLINLSISYYAARWLQGPVGRLLARAGWKVPKVPEDQYVRFTILVRLTPGAPLMVQNYILGLTGTPFKTYILVSWCSEMLIATGYIVTGESIYAKSWGFLFAGLGLIVFVVLLTQFLRATFKDKSTPAITKES; encoded by the coding sequence ATGCTACATTTGCTGGCTCGGCATCGTCTGAAGTTTGGCCTCGCCGTTATCTTTGGCGCGGTTCTCATTGCGCTATTGATCATCTATGGAGGCTCAGCTTTTCAGTGGGCCTTGCAGGTGTCGGATATCGTGATCGATTGGATTCGTGATGCACCATTGGCTATATTTTATCTGGCTACAGCTTTACTACCTCTTACGGGCCTGCCGGTTGTTCCCTTTTACCTGGCGTCGGGTGCGGCTCATGGGCTGGCAGTGAGTCTGCTTGGTGTTGGAATCGCTTTGCTGATCAATCTTTCGATTTCCTATTATGCTGCCCGCTGGTTGCAGGGGCCGGTTGGGCGTCTTTTGGCCAGGGCAGGCTGGAAGGTTCCCAAGGTGCCAGAAGATCAGTATGTCCGTTTTACCATTCTGGTTCGTTTAACGCCCGGCGCTCCACTCATGGTACAGAACTATATCCTTGGGCTGACTGGGACCCCATTTAAGACCTACATTCTGGTTTCTTGGTGCTCTGAAATGCTTATTGCTACAGGCTATATCGTGACAGGTGAGTCGATTTACGCAAAAAGCTGGGGCTTTCTTTTCGCGGGACTTGGCTTGATCGTGTTCGTTGTCTTGCTAACTCAGTTTCTAAGAGCTACTTTTAAAGATAAATCCACACCTGCGATTACGAAAGAATCATGA
- the rpsR gene encoding 30S ribosomal protein S18, translating to MSEETTAPSQSKKPEDLDFNDVEALSRHVTDTGKILPRRITGLTALQQRRVTKAIKRARNLLLMK from the coding sequence ATGAGCGAAGAAACCACAGCACCTTCTCAAAGCAAAAAGCCCGAAGATCTCGATTTCAATGATGTCGAAGCTCTTTCACGCCACGTGACAGACACGGGTAAGATTCTTCCGCGTCGTATTACCGGACTGACTGCGCTGCAACAGCGCCGCGTCACCAAGGCAATCAAGCGTGCTCGGAATCTGCTTCTAATGAAGTAA
- a CDS encoding L-threonylcarbamoyladenylate synthase, producing MATILRPSPESVAILVVHLSEGGIAAIPTETVYGLAADATNPDAIAKIFVAKNRPQNNPLILHCHSIEQVAEYTIGETERWYDLARQFWPGPLTLILKKNPAIPDVVTAGRDTVAVRIPASQLSREVIRKLGRPIAAPSANPSGYVSPTTAEHVEESLGDRVPYILDGGACERGIESTIISLIDPEKPMILRPGPINQSELTSALKRQVITKHVAGDESQAQDAPGLFSAHYQPTIPVILCDDPLKLKQIDKSSSALLLISKKSETVMPDVVEYLTESGNANEAATNLYSALRRLDKSGVKAIYAEVPPADQEWQGVADRLNRASSNL from the coding sequence ATGGCAACGATCCTACGGCCCAGCCCAGAATCCGTTGCCATTCTTGTTGTACACCTTTCAGAGGGGGGCATTGCAGCAATTCCTACCGAGACTGTTTACGGCCTGGCTGCTGATGCCACGAATCCGGATGCGATAGCAAAGATATTCGTAGCGAAGAATCGTCCGCAAAACAATCCACTGATCTTGCATTGTCATTCGATCGAGCAAGTTGCCGAATACACTATTGGAGAGACAGAAAGGTGGTATGACTTGGCCCGACAGTTTTGGCCAGGCCCTCTAACACTCATTTTGAAGAAGAACCCTGCGATTCCGGATGTTGTTACAGCGGGACGTGATACTGTCGCGGTGCGCATTCCAGCCAGTCAGTTGTCCCGTGAGGTTATTCGTAAGTTGGGGCGTCCTATTGCGGCGCCAAGTGCTAACCCATCAGGCTACGTTAGTCCAACGACCGCTGAGCATGTTGAGGAATCTCTTGGAGATCGCGTCCCATATATTCTTGATGGTGGTGCTTGTGAGCGTGGAATCGAATCGACCATCATTTCTCTGATTGATCCTGAGAAACCCATGATTCTTCGTCCCGGGCCTATCAACCAATCAGAATTGACAAGCGCACTTAAGCGTCAAGTGATCACGAAGCATGTAGCAGGTGATGAATCTCAAGCTCAGGATGCGCCCGGTCTCTTTTCCGCTCATTATCAACCAACTATTCCTGTCATCCTGTGTGATGATCCGCTGAAGTTAAAGCAAATCGATAAGTCCTCGAGTGCTCTTTTGCTTATCAGCAAAAAAAGTGAAACCGTAATGCCCGATGTTGTTGAATATTTGACGGAATCGGGAAATGCCAATGAAGCGGCGACTAATCTTTATTCTGCGCTGAGGCGTTTGGACAAAAGTGGCGTCAAAGCGATCTATGCAGAAGTGCCACCTGCAGATCAGGAATGGCAAGGCGTGGCTGATCGCCTCAATCGAGCGAGTTCGAATTTATAG
- a CDS encoding response regulator transcription factor, giving the protein MPLRTYIAEDQTLFRTLLVKLINDKEGFELIGQSPRGEEALEQCLRLKPDLAIVDIRLIGMDGIELGQQLRDQLPETRRLAVTTLTDPFTIKRIRETGFHGYVEKNQPVDVLEEALDTIESGRSYFSPVMEVVKNNLVQDPFSFYKILSEREQQILRKVAQGETSKAIAEDLGLSRRTVQNHRYNIMQKLEIHDLPSLTRYAVENGLI; this is encoded by the coding sequence ATGCCGCTCAGAACCTACATAGCTGAGGACCAGACCCTTTTTCGCACCTTGCTTGTTAAGTTGATTAACGACAAGGAAGGTTTTGAGCTGATAGGGCAAAGTCCGCGCGGCGAAGAAGCACTGGAACAGTGCTTGAGGCTGAAACCGGATCTGGCTATTGTTGATATTCGATTGATCGGAATGGATGGAATCGAACTCGGCCAACAGCTTCGGGATCAACTGCCGGAAACCCGACGCCTCGCCGTCACAACCTTGACCGATCCTTTTACGATCAAACGCATCCGTGAAACCGGATTTCACGGCTATGTGGAAAAAAACCAACCGGTCGATGTGCTTGAGGAAGCACTCGATACCATCGAATCCGGACGCAGCTATTTCAGCCCGGTTATGGAGGTTGTGAAAAACAATCTAGTACAAGACCCTTTTTCTTTTTATAAGATTCTCAGCGAGCGCGAACAGCAGATCCTTCGCAAGGTAGCCCAAGGCGAGACCAGCAAGGCAATTGCCGAAGACCTGGGCCTTTCTCGCCGTACTGTGCAGAATCACCGTTATAACATAATGCAAAAACTCGAGATTCACGATCTCCCCAGCCTGACTCGCTATGCTGTTGAGAATGGACTGATTTAG
- a CDS encoding DUF4331 domain-containing protein: MKKTKLIIASICGAILANSAAFASSHGEAPLIKETPKVDATDFYMFRSYEPGRENYVTLIANYLPLQDAYGGPNYFTLDDNAIYEIHIDNNGDAIEDWTFQFDFENTFKDTKLTIGTGDNAREMSVPLINIGPISVSDDSALLLQQTYTLSMIEGPRRASEGTPLESIDGLSTFTKPVDNIGTKSIADYNAYANQFIYEIDLPGTDINGRLFVGQRKDPFVVNLGEIFDLINITDSPVGSNMFSRDDLEDKNVTSLILELPIAFLTSSSEVPVIAGWTTSSIKENDTYMQVSRLGHPLVNEVVIGLPDKDRFNASEPKDDAQFLAYVTNPVLPALIEILFDVPAPTAIPRQDLVQAFLTGVPGLTEDGGVGEILRLNTSIAVTPAADQMPLGVLQGDNAGFPNGRRPGDDIVDATLRVAMGVLLSEEDAPAGQAPFTDGAFIDARMFPAEFPYLNDPIPGSPQDLRPGQDFFSFLQEGSFEDDAVVYFDRKVGSYLFTQAEVFPSLYDFNGQRWIYYFMGTTNPRVFFDFTNQQIFVDQ; this comes from the coding sequence ATGAAAAAAACAAAACTCATCATTGCTTCAATCTGCGGCGCAATCCTCGCGAATTCTGCTGCTTTTGCTTCCAGTCACGGAGAGGCACCACTGATTAAGGAAACCCCCAAGGTGGATGCCACCGACTTCTATATGTTCAGAAGCTATGAACCTGGACGCGAAAATTACGTTACACTGATCGCTAACTATCTTCCCTTGCAGGATGCTTATGGTGGTCCCAATTATTTCACACTGGATGATAATGCCATCTATGAAATCCACATTGATAATAATGGAGATGCGATTGAGGATTGGACATTTCAGTTCGATTTCGAAAACACTTTCAAAGATACGAAGCTCACGATCGGCACAGGTGATAACGCCCGGGAAATGAGTGTTCCGTTGATCAATATCGGTCCGATTTCGGTCTCTGATGATTCCGCATTACTGCTCCAGCAAACTTATACCTTGAGCATGATCGAAGGACCGCGTCGCGCGAGTGAAGGTACGCCACTTGAAAGCATTGATGGGCTTTCGACATTCACTAAGCCAGTTGATAATATTGGTACCAAGTCCATTGCGGATTATAATGCCTACGCAAATCAGTTCATTTATGAAATCGATTTGCCGGGAACTGATATCAATGGCCGTCTTTTTGTAGGGCAAAGGAAGGACCCATTTGTTGTTAATCTTGGTGAGATTTTCGACCTGATCAACATCACTGACAGCCCGGTCGGAAGTAACATGTTCTCAAGAGATGACCTTGAGGATAAGAACGTAACGTCACTTATCCTTGAGTTGCCAATAGCCTTTCTGACCAGCTCAAGTGAGGTTCCTGTGATTGCGGGTTGGACAACTTCCAGTATCAAAGAAAATGACACTTACATGCAGGTTTCGCGTTTGGGTCATCCGTTGGTCAATGAAGTTGTGATTGGTCTTCCTGACAAAGACAGATTTAACGCCAGTGAGCCAAAGGACGATGCTCAGTTTCTCGCTTATGTGACCAATCCAGTGCTGCCGGCTTTGATTGAAATTCTCTTTGATGTTCCAGCGCCAACCGCGATTCCGCGCCAGGACCTCGTTCAGGCATTTCTTACAGGTGTCCCTGGACTTACTGAAGACGGTGGCGTTGGGGAAATACTTCGTTTGAATACCAGCATTGCAGTGACTCCAGCTGCGGACCAAATGCCCCTTGGTGTTCTGCAAGGTGACAATGCCGGCTTTCCAAATGGGCGCCGTCCGGGGGATGATATTGTGGATGCAACCCTGCGTGTTGCGATGGGAGTTCTTTTATCAGAGGAAGACGCACCGGCAGGCCAGGCTCCGTTCACGGATGGAGCGTTTATTGATGCCCGCATGTTTCCAGCTGAGTTTCCCTACTTGAATGATCCGATTCCTGGTTCGCCTCAAGACCTGCGTCCAGGGCAGGACTTCTTCAGCTTTTTGCAGGAAGGCAGCTTTGAGGACGATGCCGTGGTTTACTTTGACCGCAAGGTTGGGAGCTACCTTTTTACACAGGCAGAGGTGTTTCCAAGTTTGTATGATTTCAACGGCCAGCGCTGGATTTATTACTTTATGGGAACCACCAATCCACGCGTCTTCTTTGATTTTACCAATCAACAGATTTTCGTGGATCAATAA
- a CDS encoding sensor histidine kinase, which yields MNPAYFTHSLWQVKRDMRHVSDHLQVQPIPFSIVASSLREKDAEMSKGGIWEKQGIKRGLELLAAALLFTLFAAGLRILLTEYGPTTPEGTARLHQSILAAYLTLLGFLLIINFAVAASLKRSTYLYYAAFLLFHGFTTAYYEGWLHFDQKEDAGLDELFLLSVPLSIIALLLFTKNFLALKKHDLLTNRLTNILTIIWIMLLGQAFLVNLPEALEIVSDVQRILAPITGFFLIAAGWRAWMRKQEEARFFVLAFWIHLIALIIFLTFGQSDEPGNRFAYYQLLLGSTFEISLLSIALIDLLRRTLLERNRAQEEAIENLQRAQEVEAQYTQRLERDVETRTRELASVSAHKDQLLSILAHDLRSPLNSINQVCEYSIRREKSTDVDSYRDTLETILDCGKELYALLENLLCWAQWQQEEITLEPTWVAPVDLLNETATLFRFQAERHQLKLFIECPKDGAIYTDPQMVKVILRNLVSNALAYTEPGGTIIIRFQQEDVNACFSVTDTGAGMPPEVVQRLIETDLPISRGSKSESGGLGLGLVICRTLSRKLEGQLIIESELGKGTTVALKVPVKTDQD from the coding sequence GTGAATCCGGCCTATTTTACACATAGCTTGTGGCAGGTTAAGCGTGACATGCGGCATGTTTCCGATCATTTGCAGGTTCAGCCAATCCCCTTTAGTATTGTGGCATCTTCCTTAAGAGAAAAGGATGCAGAAATGTCAAAAGGTGGCATCTGGGAAAAACAAGGCATAAAGCGAGGGCTGGAACTCCTTGCTGCCGCTTTACTTTTCACGCTCTTTGCCGCAGGCCTGCGCATACTACTGACTGAGTATGGGCCAACGACACCGGAAGGCACCGCAAGACTCCATCAATCCATTCTCGCCGCCTACCTCACCCTGCTCGGCTTTCTGTTGATTATCAATTTTGCAGTCGCAGCCTCATTAAAACGAAGCACCTATCTGTATTATGCTGCCTTCCTGCTGTTTCACGGATTCACCACGGCGTATTACGAAGGCTGGTTACATTTCGATCAAAAAGAAGATGCCGGCCTGGACGAGCTTTTCCTCCTCTCAGTCCCACTCAGCATCATTGCCCTGCTGCTCTTCACTAAAAACTTTTTAGCGCTTAAGAAACATGATCTGCTCACAAACCGGCTGACCAACATCCTCACCATCATTTGGATCATGCTTCTAGGGCAGGCATTTCTGGTCAATCTGCCGGAAGCACTGGAAATCGTATCGGACGTTCAACGAATCCTCGCACCAATAACCGGTTTTTTCCTAATCGCAGCAGGCTGGCGAGCCTGGATGCGCAAACAGGAGGAAGCGCGTTTTTTTGTTTTAGCTTTTTGGATTCACCTGATCGCCCTCATCATATTTCTGACGTTTGGGCAGAGCGATGAACCAGGAAATCGCTTCGCCTATTATCAACTGCTCCTTGGTTCCACTTTTGAGATCAGCCTGCTGTCCATTGCACTGATCGACCTGCTTCGGCGCACGCTTCTTGAGCGGAATCGTGCCCAGGAAGAGGCGATAGAAAATCTCCAGCGTGCACAGGAGGTCGAAGCCCAATACACCCAACGTCTGGAGAGAGATGTTGAAACACGCACCCGCGAACTCGCCTCAGTCAGTGCCCATAAAGACCAATTGCTTTCAATTCTCGCGCACGATCTTCGGTCTCCTCTCAACAGCATCAACCAGGTTTGCGAGTACAGCATTCGCCGTGAAAAAAGCACGGATGTCGATTCCTATCGTGATACGCTCGAGACAATCCTCGATTGTGGAAAAGAGTTGTATGCGCTTCTGGAGAACTTGCTTTGCTGGGCCCAATGGCAACAGGAAGAAATCACACTGGAACCCACTTGGGTTGCACCAGTAGACCTACTTAATGAAACCGCAACCTTGTTTCGTTTTCAGGCAGAAAGACATCAACTGAAGCTGTTCATTGAGTGTCCTAAAGATGGGGCAATTTATACAGATCCACAGATGGTTAAAGTCATTCTGCGCAACCTCGTTTCCAATGCACTGGCTTACACCGAACCGGGCGGAACCATAATCATTCGCTTTCAGCAGGAAGATGTTAATGCCTGCTTTTCCGTAACTGATACCGGGGCTGGCATGCCCCCTGAAGTCGTTCAGCGTTTGATTGAAACTGACCTCCCCATCTCCCGCGGCTCCAAGTCCGAGAGTGGTGGTCTCGGACTCGGACTTGTGATATGCCGCACCCTTTCAAGAAAGCTGGAAGGCCAGCTGATCATAGAAAGTGAGCTGGGAAAAGGAACGACGGTTGCACTCAAGGTTCCCGTTAAAACAGATCAAGACTAA
- a CDS encoding Gfo/Idh/MocA family oxidoreductase — protein MKKVSRRNFLKSSAALGSFIVLPSYVALGSKAKSGIKAPSERVNVAFVASGGKGYRNRLIFENSGLMNVVALCDVDLEREEPQKSAAAHPGARQFTDFRVMLEEMEDEIDAVVVSTPDHSHFAVTMMAMALGKHVWCEKPLAHSYGQCQRMMDLAERSGVVTQMGNQGHSSPNYFQFKEWTEAGVIKDITKIDAHMTRGGSWGGWGKHVTKYESEPLPEGLNWENWIDVAEMNPYSPRLHPNKWRGWVEYGNGFLGDWAPHILDTCHRFLKLGMPEKITAIQRVGGNDFVFPEASIIRFDVPAREGMPACEINWYDGWKNKPKIDLQYGDLVTDNVTGKASRKPLELDYAGKMLYSKDMVFKGGHHGQILQVVPREKYIDIRKSLPRFQTRCSDHWTNFLLACKGEEETRSPFSVGAPLTQFMLLGVICQRVGGELEFDRESERFTNSDAANALLDPAPRKGWEEFYAL, from the coding sequence ATGAAAAAAGTATCTCGTCGTAATTTTCTTAAATCCTCAGCCGCGCTAGGCAGCTTCATTGTTTTGCCTTCCTATGTGGCATTAGGGAGCAAGGCGAAAAGTGGCATTAAAGCTCCCAGTGAACGCGTGAACGTGGCCTTTGTTGCCAGTGGGGGAAAGGGCTACCGCAATCGTTTGATATTTGAAAATAGTGGCCTCATGAATGTCGTGGCCCTATGCGATGTTGATCTGGAAAGAGAGGAGCCGCAGAAGTCTGCCGCGGCACATCCTGGCGCAAGGCAGTTCACCGATTTCCGTGTAATGCTGGAGGAGATGGAAGACGAAATTGATGCGGTCGTAGTATCGACACCGGATCATTCCCACTTTGCTGTAACGATGATGGCGATGGCACTTGGAAAACACGTCTGGTGCGAAAAGCCACTCGCTCACAGTTATGGTCAGTGCCAGCGCATGATGGATCTGGCTGAGCGTAGTGGTGTGGTCACTCAGATGGGGAATCAAGGACACTCCAGTCCGAACTATTTTCAGTTCAAAGAATGGACAGAAGCTGGCGTCATTAAGGATATCACAAAAATCGATGCGCATATGACTCGAGGTGGTAGCTGGGGAGGCTGGGGAAAACACGTGACCAAATACGAGAGTGAGCCGCTTCCTGAAGGTTTGAACTGGGAGAACTGGATCGATGTGGCCGAAATGAATCCCTACAGCCCGCGCCTGCATCCTAACAAGTGGCGTGGCTGGGTCGAATATGGGAATGGTTTTTTGGGGGACTGGGCACCACACATCCTTGATACATGCCACCGCTTTCTGAAATTAGGCATGCCGGAAAAGATCACAGCAATACAACGTGTTGGCGGGAATGATTTCGTATTCCCGGAAGCGTCAATTATTCGCTTTGATGTTCCCGCCCGTGAAGGCATGCCAGCTTGTGAAATCAACTGGTATGACGGTTGGAAAAATAAGCCGAAGATAGATCTGCAATACGGTGATCTGGTTACGGATAATGTAACGGGCAAAGCTTCCAGAAAACCGCTTGAGCTGGATTACGCAGGCAAGATGCTTTATTCAAAGGATATGGTTTTCAAGGGAGGTCACCATGGCCAGATTCTGCAGGTTGTTCCTCGAGAGAAATACATAGATATTCGCAAATCACTGCCGCGCTTTCAGACTCGCTGTTCGGATCATTGGACGAATTTTCTGTTGGCTTGCAAAGGTGAAGAGGAAACGCGTTCCCCGTTCAGTGTTGGAGCGCCGCTTACACAGTTTATGTTACTTGGCGTTATCTGCCAACGGGTTGGTGGTGAGCTGGAATTTGATCGTGAGTCAGAAAGGTTTACCAACAGCGATGCAGCTAATGCATTGCTCGACCCTGCACCACGTAAAGGTTGGGAAGAATTCTACGCGCTTTAG
- a CDS encoding DUF1080 domain-containing protein, with protein sequence MNKLRFIICLLGFSAAASTLSAKSEFEDLLASGDLSQFYTGDKEGKWTFVDGAAYRGKVKAGNLMTRKKYKDFELHFEWKIAEGGNSGVIYRVNKWPGVEYQVLDDERHVRGKTPNSSAGALYDLIAPIEDKPYNPAGQWNSSRIIAKGNHIEHWLNGVKIVEIEIGSADWDERFSKSKYNRYRDFKGYALGESHIHFQDHGAEVWYRNIKIRELKD encoded by the coding sequence ATGAACAAGTTACGTTTTATCATTTGCTTGCTTGGTTTCTCTGCGGCAGCCTCCACGCTTAGCGCCAAATCAGAATTTGAGGATCTATTGGCGAGTGGCGATTTGTCGCAGTTTTACACTGGCGATAAGGAAGGTAAATGGACCTTTGTCGATGGGGCTGCGTATCGAGGAAAGGTAAAAGCGGGTAATTTGATGACCCGCAAAAAGTATAAAGACTTCGAACTCCACTTTGAATGGAAGATCGCGGAAGGGGGTAATAGTGGAGTAATCTATCGGGTAAACAAATGGCCTGGGGTTGAGTATCAGGTGTTGGATGATGAGCGTCACGTTCGTGGTAAAACTCCGAACTCTTCAGCTGGTGCGCTCTATGATCTTATCGCTCCCATCGAGGATAAGCCTTACAACCCTGCTGGCCAATGGAACTCCAGCCGCATCATCGCCAAAGGCAACCATATCGAGCATTGGTTAAATGGCGTGAAAATCGTAGAGATCGAAATCGGAAGTGCTGATTGGGATGAGCGTTTTAGCAAAAGCAAGTACAACAGATATCGTGACTTTAAAGGCTACGCTCTGGGCGAAAGCCATATTCATTTTCAAGACCATGGTGCAGAGGTCTGGTATCGAAATATCAAAATTCGGGAACTTAAGGATTAG
- a CDS encoding DEAD/DEAH box helicase — MSEITFEMLPLAAPIQQALADKGYTQPSPIQAQSIPVLLEGRDLMACAQTGTGKTASFALPILHRLTEIRRRPERHEVRSLILTPTRELAVQVADSFRTYGKNMRFSIGLVHGGVSQYPQVKALNRGLDVLVATPGRLVDLYEQGHVDLSGVGCFVLDEADRMLDMGFIHDIRKIADELPEDRQTVFFSATMAPTITKLANSLLDDPEEIRIAPKVTTAEKITQSILFVQQEDKHDLLLNLLNTHFDETEGELSLVFSRTRHGARKLAEKLNRKGIRADAIHGDKTQAARQKTLDRFRDGRTPVLVATDVAARGIDVKNITLVINFDLPQEADNYVHRIGRTARAGESGRAVSFCSGQELPLLRDVERLIKQSVPVDKDHEHHAEGIANRYNKGGTKGGGGGSFNKSNKKRRFGNRNGGGSGYSKNGGGKSYGRGGSASGGKKPNGKRNFNRGQGGGGGFAGKSKRSKNGGRKVAAKG, encoded by the coding sequence ATGAGTGAAATAACTTTTGAAATGCTGCCATTGGCAGCTCCTATCCAGCAAGCTCTTGCGGACAAAGGCTACACGCAGCCTTCTCCGATCCAGGCGCAATCGATCCCTGTCCTTTTAGAAGGGCGCGATCTAATGGCTTGTGCCCAGACTGGAACCGGCAAAACAGCTTCCTTTGCGCTACCGATTCTGCATCGTTTGACAGAAATCCGTCGCCGGCCTGAGCGCCACGAAGTACGCAGCCTGATTCTGACCCCCACTCGCGAGCTTGCTGTGCAGGTCGCTGACAGCTTCCGCACTTACGGCAAGAACATGCGTTTCAGTATTGGACTCGTCCATGGCGGCGTCTCCCAATATCCTCAGGTAAAGGCATTAAACAGAGGCCTTGATGTCCTTGTGGCCACACCAGGCCGACTCGTCGATTTGTATGAGCAAGGCCATGTGGATTTGTCAGGTGTTGGATGTTTCGTTTTGGACGAAGCCGATCGTATGCTCGACATGGGTTTCATCCATGACATTCGCAAGATTGCGGACGAGCTACCTGAAGATCGTCAGACTGTTTTCTTCTCCGCCACAATGGCCCCCACGATTACCAAGCTGGCCAACAGCCTGCTTGATGATCCGGAAGAAATCCGGATCGCACCAAAAGTAACGACTGCTGAAAAAATCACGCAGAGCATACTCTTTGTCCAACAGGAAGATAAACACGATCTTCTGCTTAATCTGCTCAACACACATTTTGATGAAACCGAAGGTGAGCTCAGTCTCGTTTTCAGTCGCACACGTCACGGGGCACGAAAGCTGGCTGAAAAGTTAAACCGCAAGGGAATACGTGCGGACGCTATTCACGGTGACAAAACGCAAGCTGCTCGCCAAAAGACACTCGACCGTTTTCGTGATGGGCGCACTCCCGTGCTTGTTGCAACCGATGTTGCTGCCCGCGGAATTGACGTAAAAAACATCACACTCGTGATCAACTTCGATCTCCCACAGGAAGCGGACAACTATGTGCACCGGATCGGTCGCACAGCCCGCGCCGGTGAAAGTGGCCGTGCCGTCTCTTTTTGCTCAGGCCAAGAATTACCACTACTTCGTGATGTAGAGCGCCTGATCAAGCAAAGCGTTCCAGTGGACAAAGATCATGAGCATCATGCAGAAGGTATAGCGAATCGCTACAACAAGGGTGGTACAAAAGGCGGCGGTGGCGGCTCTTTCAACAAGAGCAATAAAAAGCGCCGCTTCGGTAACCGCAACGGCGGCGGTAGTGGCTACTCCAAGAACGGGGGCGGAAAATCTTATGGTCGCGGCGGAAGTGCCTCTGGCGGCAAGAAGCCAAATGGCAAAAGAAATTTCAATCGCGGACAAGGCGGTGGCGGCGGATTTGCAGGCAAAAGCAAACGGAGCAAAAATGGCGGCAGAAAAGTTGCCGCAAAAGGTTAA
- a CDS encoding chromate transporter, translated as MSKSKPQKLTAYGTISAPESVEDSVHSTQLLRDKHVPVLEIFWTFLIIGATSFGGGVVAYLRSYLVQRKEWLDEEQFFAALEISQALPGLNATNMAVIVGDRLRGPVGAIAGFLGMCIPGATLVFILGIVYASNAHNANINAALKGVGAASVGLLSAVTLQIGHKQMEHLLDISIVVITIYLVSFLKVSLVVVLLTVGPIAIFLYRPRPSQEIVAGNRGTDRRPAD; from the coding sequence ATGAGTAAATCAAAGCCACAGAAGCTGACGGCTTACGGAACGATTTCGGCACCCGAGTCGGTCGAAGATTCTGTTCACAGCACGCAATTGCTGCGTGACAAACATGTTCCTGTTCTAGAGATCTTCTGGACTTTTTTGATCATTGGGGCGACGAGCTTCGGCGGTGGGGTTGTGGCTTATTTGCGTAGCTATTTGGTGCAGCGTAAGGAGTGGCTGGACGAAGAACAATTTTTTGCGGCGCTTGAAATCTCACAGGCTTTGCCAGGCTTAAATGCAACGAACATGGCAGTAATTGTGGGTGATCGCTTGCGAGGGCCTGTTGGTGCAATAGCCGGGTTTCTTGGAATGTGCATTCCCGGAGCAACCTTGGTTTTTATCCTTGGAATTGTTTATGCAAGCAACGCTCACAATGCCAATATCAATGCTGCCTTGAAGGGTGTCGGTGCGGCATCTGTGGGTTTGCTTTCCGCAGTTACACTGCAGATCGGTCACAAGCAGATGGAGCACTTGCTGGATATCTCCATTGTGGTGATTACCATTTATCTAGTTAGTTTCCTCAAGGTTTCCCTCGTCGTTGTGCTGTTAACCGTCGGCCCGATTGCGATCTTTCTTTACCGACCTCGGCCAAGCCAGGAAATTGTTGCCGGCAACAGGGGGACGGATCGTCGCCCAGCTGATTAA
- a CDS encoding chromate transporter, which yields MHQGSIFSVLGVFSLLSILAVGGGTAVLPEMKKEAVVDHQWMNQTEFRDAYSIGQIAPGPNMMMVILIGYKVAGIPGGLVAFGAFFFPCALIAWGTSRIWDHFERNPWRLSVQRGMAPMVVGLMIAGIIAIGRTAIIGFETIVLAVVVFAALYFGGKRANPALLILGGAIAGWVFMR from the coding sequence ATGCATCAAGGTTCTATATTCAGCGTTCTCGGGGTCTTCAGCTTACTTTCAATTCTGGCAGTTGGTGGCGGTACTGCTGTTTTGCCGGAGATGAAAAAGGAGGCGGTCGTCGATCATCAATGGATGAACCAAACCGAATTTCGTGATGCTTACTCGATTGGGCAGATTGCTCCCGGACCGAACATGATGATGGTCATCCTGATTGGCTATAAGGTCGCAGGTATTCCAGGTGGGTTGGTTGCTTTTGGAGCCTTCTTTTTCCCATGCGCTTTGATTGCCTGGGGCACTTCACGGATATGGGATCATTTTGAAAGAAATCCATGGCGATTGTCAGTCCAACGAGGGATGGCGCCGATGGTCGTTGGGCTTATGATTGCGGGCATCATTGCCATTGGTCGTACGGCGATTATTGGTTTTGAAACCATTGTTCTGGCTGTTGTCGTATTTGCGGCGCTTTATTTTGGCGGCAAGCGGGCGAATCCTGCTTTGCTTATTTTGGGGGGCGCTATTGCTGGCTGGGTCTTTATGCGGTGA